DNA from Toxoplasma gondii ME49 chromosome X, whole genome shotgun sequence:
TTCCACCTGTACCGATTGCACATTTGTGGCACAGCTCCCTTCCCTAGTGCAGTCGATTTGTGTCCTACAATGATTGCATTTCTAGTATGTTTATGCGATGAAGTTACACTCCACAACTATGAGGTTGAAAATGTTACCAGCTTCACGGGACTTCCGCAAAAGTATATCAGCTCTTCGCAGCAAACCAATACACGAATTATCCGATTGAACCGACGACAGACTTCCACATAGCAAGGCATGTGGCTGATTAAGTAAAACGCTGTCCTTGATTCAGGAATGACAATGCTAACttcatgcacacacacacgaacTGCAACAAAACCAGCTGCCAGTTGTCTGTGACTGTCATGGAAGCCTTCGGTCGTGAGAAGTACTGACTGTCCCCGTCAGGATAAGGATCTGTGGCAAAATCAAGCCCTGCGGCGAACGAGCTGCCTTCTTCGTACTCGAAGGAGGCTAATACGTGAGAAAATGACGTTTCAGTTTTTGCAAGTTCGGTGTGGTGTCGACAGTATCGGCAACTTGGGAGCCATGAATGTTTCTATTTCAGTGCTTCCGAACTCTTGCACTACAGCCGGAAATGCGATGCAGAAATAAGCTGCTTTTCATAGTAGGGGCATTCCTCTTCCGGACgttacatgtatatatatacttctAGCGAGAgtcaagaaaaacagaaatgAAATGAGGATGATCTGAAGATGAGAGACGGAAAGCAGTTCGTCGACAATTGcattctgcatgcagccaccCCTCTTCGGGGTGCGGGACAACAGAAAGGTCACAAAGATGTTTCGGCGCTGCAGTGGGAAAACGGCTAATGGGACATCGATGAAAGTCAGATTTCGCGAGTCGCCTATCTTCACAACTACGGCCACGTACTCGTTCATCGGAAAGTGAAATAATTTCTGTCATCGCGAGCGAGTGGGCATTTTGGCACGAATCCATTGATTTTGGTTTCATGCGACCAATGAAGATGAGTACCTAAATCATTGCGTTGAGGTGTCTGGTCTCTCCTGCAGTGTGCTCGACTGGCTGAATGGCAGGAAACATCGCAGATGCTCTCTTGCAGACACAACGAGACGTCTCGGTACCTCGGGGCGAGGAAACAGCTGAACAACGACCTTAGGATAGACTGACACTGGCGAATATCCAATGGATGCAATGATGGCTCAGAAATACCGACTGTGGTCGCAAGCAACTTTAGAGAACTATTTCTGAGCACTCTAGCAATTTCAACATTTGTGCTATCCCTCGTCAGATGGGCGATTCCCCGTGGTGCAGGTACGTTGGTTTCGACAATCGCTGCGCCACTACGTAACACTCTCTTTGTTCTTAACACAGTGGTCCATAATGGTCGTTCAAGCTGTGTTTCAGGTTGTAGCGACGATGTGCAAGGAGCATGCCACCGAACAAGTTCCTCTACAGCGGAAACAGGTATGAGGTTTACAGTTCCTGCTTCCCGAAGACACGGCTTTATGAATCGGAGGCAAACCATAACCCTGGGCAGTGGCATTCCCATATAGAATCGTATAAAGCTCAAACAAGTTTGTATGAGAGTGAAACCTTCAATTCATATCAGTAAGTTCCAGCGAACGTCAGCTCGGAGACCGATGTTGAATTAGAGGACTGGCCTCAACGACACGACCAGAGACAAACGGATGATAAAACGGCCGTTTCTCGCGAGAAACTACAGACAGATGGGGTAGCTGTGACTACAGTCTAATGCTGTAATCGAATCACTACCGCCACAGGGGGTCAGTTACGACAGGTGACAGGAGAGAAGTAACTCAAGCACTGGCCGAATTGGGTTGTATGGTCAGCACCTGCAAGAGACTTGTGACAACTTCAGAAAACAACCCTTATTTAGACTCGCAAAGAGCAGATATGGCGACTGGACCATTGACGTCACGTGGTCTCAGCGGACAACATAAGAATACAGGTGCGGCGCAGACGAAGTGACGGCAAGTTCACGACGGTAGACGACAACACGCTTTTGTACCAAGCATTAGACTCAACAACGCGCGATCACATTGAACGATATTCCAGTTCCTGGGCCGGCAGGCATCTCTGGTAAACAGAGGTAAGAGGACAGGGGACCCTGAAAACCTAAGAAGCGCGTAGCAGGGGAAGTTTGAAAGCATTGGATTCATGCATTAGCCTGCGAGGCGACAACTGTTTCGAGGACTATTCTTCATCTTCCATGGCATAGACAAGAAGCTCAAATACTGCGGCAGCAACTCGTCGATCCTGAGCCTTCACTTCCAACTTTGCCATCGAAGCAGCACTGAACGGCCCTTGCCAGACTCTGACCAAACAGCAGCAGTTCGTCGGCATGTTCCCGATTGCCGCTAGCTCTCCGATAGAAAGAATAGAATTTTCTGCCAGGCCGTGTTTGATTCCATGAATTGCTCTGAATTTCCCATTGAACGTGACAATGGTCAACAGTTCAGAAGGATCACCAGTTTTCAGCCTACGGGAAAGACGAATACCCATTAATCTGGAATGCAGCGCTCCATCGAACCACAGGTGCATGAATGCGGCCGGAGACAGTGTTACTGGGCTCATAAACTGCGTTATtacaagaggaagaggaaacgtgCTTCTTTTCACTGAACCATCCGGAAGAACAGCCTCTAGCGTAACTTCTGGCACGAGTTGGAAAGGTTGCAGGATGGTGGCAGTGATTGCTTGGATCACCCGTCCTGGCGATCGTGGTCCAGCAAAAGGAGCGCGGACCATCGGAGAGACCGAAAAGGAAAGTGAATCTTTTTCGATGCTCTCGATTTCTATGCGGACCGATTGAAATCCGGTTGGTGCTTCCATTTCGTTGCTGGTGGTTCCGGTGGGACAGCAGGCTCTTCCGCTTAACAAATTGTTTACTATGCTCAGTTCGATGGAGGCGTGCAGCACACCTTGATTAGGGAAGACTGTAGTACCCACAAGACACGTAACGGAAATCACTTCATTCTCGAATAGAAGGCCCTGCTGAAACAAACACGCGTCCTTGAACCGAATGGCAGCTTCCAAATGCTTTGACGCCTCAGTCAACGCTGATTCAACGGTCCTTGTCGAGGTTGACTGCACTGTCCACGATGCGCTTTTTTTCGTGGGCCAACACGGGTCGGCGCTGCTAGATGTGTTTCCGGCCCCTAGGAAATCAACAGCTTCTGCACGCTCTCCTGAAGACGCTGAGAATGCACGGGGGTGCACTTTGTGACAGCCCAACCCTTCAGCTAACCTGCCATATTCTGTGATATCCGCAGAGTGTGTATGTCCGACATACGATACCTGGCCGCTCTCTGTTGGGTAAAGTCGCCTGGCAGGGTGGTAGTATCGCTCTGACAAAAATAGAGGAGCATGGATGTCAAAGCTGGTGCTTCGTAGGCTGATATCTCTAGAGCGTGTCACGGAACCAGCACGATAATCACTGATCGC
Protein-coding regions in this window:
- a CDS encoding hypothetical protein (encoded by transcript TGME49_212060); translated protein: MCPPRTSALDADIIGNKDVSSPGPAVGTAFRDKRHERYYHPARRLYPTESGQVSYVGHTHSADITEYGRLKTGDPSELLTIVTFNGKFRAIHGIKHGLAENSILSIGELAAIGNMPTNCCCLVRVWQGPFSAASMAKLEVKAQDRRVAAAVFELLVYAMEDEE